The Kitasatospora paranensis genome has a window encoding:
- a CDS encoding ATP-binding protein, whose protein sequence is MTSPDTRLPGFSFDIRPAANPGSVGTVRRLLRDALVAVGSDPATPCLLLSELLTNALLHGRAASVALELRQGRLLMAVTDRSPAPVEVPPESATRTTGRGMTLVEALADAWGVVPLGASGKTVWAVVAA, encoded by the coding sequence ATGACCAGCCCGGACACCCGGCTGCCCGGCTTCAGCTTCGACATCCGCCCTGCGGCGAACCCGGGCAGTGTGGGGACCGTACGGCGGCTGCTGCGGGACGCGCTCGTCGCCGTCGGGTCGGACCCTGCCACACCCTGCCTGTTGCTGTCCGAGCTGCTGACCAACGCGCTGCTGCACGGCCGGGCGGCCTCGGTGGCGCTGGAACTGCGGCAGGGCCGACTGCTGATGGCGGTCACCGACCGCTCGCCCGCCCCGGTGGAGGTGCCGCCCGAGAGCGCCACCCGCACCACCGGCCGAGGCATGACCCTGGTGGAGGCCCTGGCCGACGCCTGGGGAGTCGTCCCCCTCGGCGCGAGCGGCAAGACCGTGTGGGCGGTCGTCGCGGCCTGA
- a CDS encoding TetR/AcrR family transcriptional regulator gives MSDRRTEILRAATRVITRRGVRGLRVGELAAEAGVSTSLIYYHFTDRAGILRQTLGFISDRADRYTAERAPGSHPVDPRTDLEQVLLLELQDSAEVRENSTAWGELRASAVFDPDLREELARATHTWVHEIAELIARAHPVGTAPDHAAAAERLTALLEGLSVRWLSGSLPLDHARRLLRDAIAVELERP, from the coding sequence GTGTCAGACCGTCGAACCGAAATCCTCAGGGCCGCCACCCGTGTCATCACCCGGCGCGGCGTGCGCGGGCTCCGCGTGGGCGAGCTGGCAGCCGAGGCGGGCGTCTCCACGTCGCTGATCTACTACCACTTCACCGACCGGGCCGGGATCCTCCGCCAGACGCTGGGGTTCATCAGCGACCGCGCCGACCGCTACACCGCCGAACGCGCACCGGGGAGCCACCCGGTGGATCCGCGGACCGACCTGGAGCAGGTCCTGCTCCTCGAACTCCAGGACAGTGCCGAGGTGCGGGAGAACAGCACTGCCTGGGGCGAACTACGGGCCTCCGCCGTCTTCGATCCCGACCTGCGCGAGGAACTGGCCAGGGCCACGCACACCTGGGTGCACGAGATCGCGGAGCTCATCGCCCGCGCCCACCCCGTCGGGACCGCCCCCGACCACGCGGCCGCGGCCGAGCGCCTGACCGCCCTGCTGGAGGGCCTCAGCGTCCGCTGGCTCAGCGGCTCGCTCCCCCTGGACCACGCCCGTCGGCTGCTCCGGGACGCCATCGCAGTGGAGTTGGAGCGCCCCTGA
- a CDS encoding agmatine deiminase family protein, with product MSFRMPAEWSEHEGCLMAWPTRPELWGDTFGAAKQEYAQVARAIAEFEPVTMVCLPGRADEARALCGDGVTVVEMPIDDSWFRDSAPIFVLDEGGRRAGVDFRFNAWGGKHHPWDADDRISGLLLEHLGQPAVRSEMILEGGAVTVDGEGTLITTEQCLLHPNRNPGLSRTEIEDELKARLGVSKVIWLPYGGLLDTETDGHVDGVCAFVAPGKVVVQLPADPGHPDYARMRANRAVLEATTDAKGRTLEIVDLPQAAFVQVDGKEVEVGYLNFYLANGGVVVPVADHPEDEGALAVIAAANPGRKVVGVRARVIAYGGGGVHCITQQVPAARPAE from the coding sequence GTGAGTTTCCGCATGCCCGCCGAGTGGAGCGAGCACGAGGGCTGCCTGATGGCCTGGCCCACCCGACCGGAGCTGTGGGGTGACACCTTCGGCGCGGCCAAGCAGGAGTACGCGCAGGTAGCCCGGGCCATCGCCGAGTTCGAACCGGTCACCATGGTGTGCCTGCCGGGCCGCGCCGACGAGGCGCGCGCGCTGTGCGGGGACGGCGTCACCGTGGTCGAGATGCCCATCGACGACTCGTGGTTCCGCGACTCCGCGCCCATCTTCGTCCTCGACGAGGGCGGCCGCCGCGCCGGCGTGGACTTCCGCTTCAACGCCTGGGGCGGCAAGCACCACCCGTGGGACGCCGACGACCGCATCAGCGGCCTGCTGCTGGAGCACCTGGGACAGCCGGCCGTCCGCTCCGAGATGATCCTCGAAGGCGGGGCCGTCACGGTCGACGGCGAAGGCACGCTGATCACCACCGAGCAGTGCCTGCTCCACCCCAACCGCAACCCCGGGCTGAGCCGCACGGAGATCGAGGACGAGCTCAAGGCCCGCCTCGGCGTCAGCAAGGTCATCTGGCTGCCGTACGGCGGTCTGCTCGACACCGAGACCGACGGCCACGTCGACGGTGTCTGCGCCTTCGTCGCCCCCGGCAAGGTCGTCGTCCAGCTCCCCGCGGACCCCGGCCACCCCGACTACGCCCGGATGCGCGCCAACCGTGCCGTGCTGGAGGCCACCACCGATGCCAAGGGCCGCACCCTGGAGATCGTCGACCTCCCGCAGGCCGCCTTCGTCCAGGTCGACGGCAAGGAGGTGGAGGTCGGCTACCTGAACTTCTACCTCGCCAACGGCGGTGTCGTCGTCCCGGTCGCGGACCACCCCGAGGACGAGGGTGCCCTGGCCGTGATCGCCGCGGCCAACCCCGGCCGCAAGGTCGTCGGCGTCCGCGCCCGCGTGATCGCCTACGGCGGTGGCGGCGTCCACTGCATCACCCAGCAGGTGCCCGCCGCGCGGCCCGCCGAGTGA
- a CDS encoding ABC transporter substrate-binding protein, which produces MTPTPLPTTGRGKPRGRLTLAAAAGLSALVLVAACSGPPRAGAEGAFTLSAGTPAAKGELDSFRWATYAEPSTLDYISAFDYPQNTILSNVCESLMRWTPQLTLAPGLAEKASNPEPTTWVYDLRPGVHFHDGSVMTADDVVYSFGRQMNPDNGAAWAQVFQNVRSVSSTGLLQVTVRLAKPDSQFPQYMATAAGVVASAKGVRAAGKDYGTSGGLDCTGPYTLGTWSKGQSIDLERFDGYWGTKARTRKVTFTFLTDPSARVNAMLTGEVDGGYLIPTESYDRLRNSGAGTLYFGEGLSTVNVNVTSMKGALGDVRVRRALSLALDRSGFVRTGLGGVGSVTGSLTTRAAWAAAPEAVRASAFDGLTPTAQDLRQATALVKEAGATGKTVTVATSSIGQDVSLLATAVQAAGARIGLDVRLRTIAPNAFSALFTDPKAREGIDMFPETYYDSITDPLDLLSNFRTGAYQNYAGYSDKAYDDLVDQAAAVYDPARRTAVEAQLQKTASDRLLWIPVAEWPTSVFLNKRLTGAPTTIAYMYYPWAADVGAAR; this is translated from the coding sequence ATGACCCCCACGCCGCTCCCCACCACCGGACGCGGGAAGCCCCGCGGCAGACTCACCCTGGCCGCGGCCGCGGGCCTGAGCGCCCTCGTGCTCGTCGCCGCCTGCTCCGGGCCGCCGCGCGCCGGTGCCGAAGGCGCGTTCACGCTCTCCGCCGGCACCCCCGCCGCCAAGGGCGAACTCGACTCGTTCCGCTGGGCGACCTACGCCGAGCCGTCGACCCTGGACTACATCTCCGCCTTCGACTACCCGCAGAACACCATCCTCTCCAACGTCTGCGAGAGCCTGATGCGGTGGACACCGCAGCTGACCCTGGCCCCGGGGCTGGCGGAGAAGGCCTCGAACCCCGAGCCGACCACCTGGGTCTACGACCTCCGGCCGGGCGTGCACTTCCACGACGGCAGCGTGATGACCGCCGACGACGTCGTCTACAGCTTCGGTCGGCAGATGAACCCCGACAACGGTGCGGCCTGGGCCCAGGTCTTCCAGAACGTCCGCAGCGTCAGCAGCACGGGCCTGCTCCAGGTCACCGTCAGGTTGGCGAAGCCCGACTCGCAGTTCCCCCAGTACATGGCCACCGCCGCAGGCGTCGTCGCGAGCGCGAAGGGCGTCCGCGCCGCCGGCAAGGACTACGGCACCTCCGGCGGCCTCGACTGCACCGGGCCGTACACGCTCGGCACCTGGAGCAAGGGCCAGTCGATCGACCTGGAGCGCTTCGACGGCTACTGGGGGACGAAGGCCAGGACCAGGAAGGTCACCTTCACATTTCTCACCGACCCCTCCGCACGCGTCAACGCGATGCTCACGGGGGAGGTCGACGGCGGCTACCTCATCCCCACCGAGAGCTACGACCGGCTCAGGAACAGCGGCGCGGGCACCCTCTACTTCGGCGAGGGCCTGAGCACCGTCAACGTCAACGTCACCAGCATGAAGGGCGCCCTCGGTGACGTCCGGGTGCGCCGCGCGCTGTCCCTGGCCCTCGACCGCTCGGGCTTCGTCAGGACGGGCCTCGGCGGCGTCGGCAGCGTCACGGGCTCGCTCACCACCCGTGCCGCGTGGGCGGCCGCCCCCGAGGCCGTCAGGGCGAGCGCGTTCGACGGCCTCACCCCGACCGCCCAGGACCTCCGGCAGGCGACGGCCCTGGTCAAGGAGGCCGGTGCGACCGGGAAGACCGTCACCGTCGCGACCAGTTCCATCGGCCAGGACGTCTCGCTGCTCGCCACCGCCGTCCAGGCCGCCGGTGCCAGGATCGGCCTGGACGTCCGGTTGAGGACGATCGCCCCCAACGCCTTCAGTGCGCTGTTCACCGACCCGAAGGCCCGCGAGGGCATCGACATGTTCCCCGAGACGTACTACGACTCCATCACCGACCCGCTGGACCTGCTCTCCAACTTCAGGACGGGCGCCTACCAGAACTACGCAGGCTACAGCGACAAGGCCTACGACGACCTGGTCGACCAGGCCGCCGCCGTCTACGACCCGGCCCGGCGCACGGCCGTCGAGGCACAGCTCCAGAAGACCGCCTCCGACCGGCTGCTGTGGATCCCGGTCGCCGAGTGGCCCACCAGCGTCTTCCTGAACAAGCGGCTCACCGGGGCCCCGACCACCATCGCGTACATGTACTACCCGTGGGCGGCCGACGTGGGGGCGGCCCGGTGA
- a CDS encoding ABC transporter permease, which yields MNFLRFAARRLAEMAATLLGASFVIFGAMYLAPGNPASFLLSGRSASPDALKAINDQYHLDDPFAVQYLRWLGRVLQGDFGRSITYRTDVSRLLADRLPSTLLLVAMALVLVVVVGLLLGRLGAVRGGAADATILVTTTFAVGTPSFVAAVLLQGLFAVKLGWFPTSGTGDGLGDMLWHLTLPAVALALYLIGMLARVTRAAMLEILTQEHVTVARSRGMTERQVISRHVFRNALGTVLTTGGLIVSTLLICTVLVESAFSVGGIGQLLELSTTTKDFPTVQAISLIMVGLFMTVNLVVDLLHPLVDPRVTLGSRRSAV from the coding sequence GTGAACTTCCTGAGATTCGCCGCACGGCGGCTGGCCGAGATGGCCGCCACGCTGCTCGGTGCCTCCTTCGTGATCTTCGGTGCGATGTACCTGGCGCCGGGCAATCCGGCGAGTTTCCTGCTGTCGGGGCGGTCGGCCTCACCCGACGCCCTGAAGGCGATCAACGACCAGTACCACCTGGACGACCCGTTCGCGGTGCAGTACCTGCGCTGGCTCGGCCGGGTTCTGCAGGGCGACTTCGGCCGATCGATCACCTACCGCACCGACGTCTCCAGGCTCCTCGCCGACCGGCTGCCCAGCACGCTGCTGCTGGTGGCCATGGCACTCGTCCTGGTCGTGGTCGTCGGCCTGCTGCTCGGCCGGCTCGGCGCCGTCCGCGGCGGCGCGGCCGACGCCACGATCCTGGTCACCACCACCTTCGCCGTCGGCACCCCCTCGTTCGTCGCCGCCGTCCTGCTGCAGGGCCTGTTCGCCGTCAAGCTCGGATGGTTCCCGACCAGCGGCACCGGCGACGGGTTGGGGGACATGCTCTGGCACCTGACCCTGCCCGCCGTCGCGCTCGCCCTCTACCTGATCGGCATGCTCGCCCGGGTCACCCGCGCCGCGATGCTGGAGATCCTCACCCAGGAGCACGTCACCGTCGCCCGAAGCCGCGGCATGACGGAACGGCAGGTGATCAGCCGTCATGTGTTCCGCAACGCCCTCGGCACCGTGCTCACCACCGGCGGCCTGATCGTCTCCACCCTGCTGATCTGCACCGTCCTGGTGGAGTCCGCGTTCAGCGTCGGCGGCATCGGGCAGCTCCTCGAACTGTCCACCACCACCAAGGACTTCCCCACCGTGCAGGCCATCTCGCTGATCATGGTAGGGCTGTTCATGACGGTGAACCTCGTCGTCGACCTGCTCCACCCGCTGGTCGACCCGCGGGTCACCCTCGGATCGAGGAGGTCCGCCGTATGA
- a CDS encoding ABC transporter permease encodes MSATVLRRPGLARIRTTRAPLHRLCLAFVALVVLTAVLAPWLAPYDPNTVDLGNALAGPSADHLLGVDASGRDTLARLVVGARTSLLGPLGVVVFSTVAGIAIGVTAGWRGGWLDSVLSRSTELVFAFPGMLLAILIVAVYGEGLLAPVVALAVAYLPYVSRLTRSLVLAERTRPYVEAYQVQGHSGLQICLRHVIPGIAPVVLAQSTINFGYALMDLAGLSFLGLGVPALTPDWGRMVFDGQSAIQHGYPLSAIVPCAAVVLTVVAFNVVGERWADQVARRDR; translated from the coding sequence ATGAGCGCCACCGTGCTGCGCCGCCCCGGCCTCGCCCGGATCCGCACCACCCGCGCACCGCTGCACCGGCTGTGCCTCGCCTTCGTGGCCCTGGTCGTCCTGACCGCCGTGCTCGCCCCCTGGCTCGCCCCGTACGACCCGAACACCGTCGACCTCGGCAACGCGCTCGCCGGTCCGTCCGCCGACCACCTGCTGGGCGTCGACGCCTCCGGGCGGGACACCCTCGCCCGCCTGGTCGTCGGAGCCCGCACCTCGCTGCTCGGCCCGCTCGGCGTCGTCGTCTTCTCCACCGTCGCCGGCATCGCCATCGGCGTCACCGCCGGCTGGCGCGGCGGCTGGCTCGACTCCGTGCTCTCGCGCAGCACCGAACTGGTCTTCGCCTTCCCCGGCATGCTGCTCGCGATCCTGATCGTCGCCGTGTACGGGGAGGGACTGCTCGCCCCCGTCGTCGCCCTCGCCGTCGCCTACCTCCCCTACGTCAGCCGCCTCACCCGCTCGCTCGTCCTCGCCGAACGGACGCGCCCCTACGTCGAGGCATACCAGGTCCAGGGCCACTCCGGCCTGCAGATCTGCCTGCGCCACGTCATCCCGGGCATCGCCCCGGTCGTCCTCGCCCAGTCCACCATCAACTTCGGCTACGCCCTCATGGACCTCGCCGGCCTCTCCTTCCTCGGCCTCGGCGTCCCCGCGCTGACCCCCGACTGGGGCCGCATGGTCTTCGACGGCCAGTCCGCCATCCAGCACGGCTACCCCCTGTCGGCGATCGTGCCGTGCGCCGCCGTCGTGCTGACCGTCGTCGCCTTCAACGTCGTCGGGGAGCGCTGGGCCGACCAGGTCGCCAGGAGGGACCGATGA
- a CDS encoding ABC transporter ATP-binding protein, which yields MKTLDIQNYRLRLPRTARPVLDGVDLTVDAQETVALVGESGSGKSLTSRSVLGLLPAGATTEGTIRVDGDDVLTMNPDQLRRLRTGTAAMIFQDPRAAINPLRRVGDFLTESVRLNTGMSESAATARATEMLEAVGLTSAALRTYPGRLSGGMLQRVMIAATLMGDPALILADEPTTALDVTTQAEVVSLLGDLQERFGTGLLFVTHDLGLAAAISDRVYVMYAGRIAETGTAEALFSRPRHPYTAALLHSTPRLDAPRARLAAIDGRPPGLQDELAGCPFAARCPLASDLCGRQAPVLLPVAGEPTHRASCHHSDRTAEVFADA from the coding sequence ATGAAAACCCTCGACATCCAGAACTACCGGCTGCGCCTGCCCCGCACCGCCAGACCCGTCCTCGACGGAGTCGACCTCACCGTGGACGCGCAGGAGACCGTCGCCCTCGTCGGCGAGTCCGGCTCCGGCAAGAGCCTCACCTCCCGCAGCGTGCTGGGCCTGCTCCCGGCCGGTGCCACCACGGAGGGCACGATCCGCGTCGACGGCGACGACGTGCTGACCATGAACCCCGACCAGCTGCGCCGCCTGCGCACCGGCACCGCGGCGATGATCTTCCAGGACCCCCGGGCCGCCATCAACCCGCTGCGCCGCGTCGGGGACTTCCTCACCGAGAGCGTGCGCCTCAACACCGGCATGAGCGAATCCGCGGCGACCGCGCGGGCCACCGAGATGCTGGAGGCCGTCGGCCTCACCTCCGCCGCACTGCGCACCTACCCGGGCCGGCTCTCGGGCGGCATGCTGCAGCGCGTCATGATCGCGGCCACCCTGATGGGCGACCCCGCCCTGATCCTCGCCGACGAACCCACCACGGCGCTGGACGTCACCACCCAGGCCGAGGTCGTCTCCCTCCTCGGCGACCTCCAGGAACGGTTCGGCACGGGCCTGCTGTTCGTCACCCACGACCTCGGCCTCGCCGCCGCCATCAGCGACCGGGTCTACGTCATGTACGCCGGACGGATCGCCGAAACCGGCACCGCCGAAGCCCTGTTCAGCCGACCGCGGCACCCCTACACGGCAGCCCTGCTGCACTCCACGCCGCGCCTCGACGCGCCGAGGGCCCGCCTCGCCGCCATCGACGGCCGCCCGCCCGGCCTTCAGGACGAGCTCGCCGGCTGCCCGTTCGCCGCGCGATGCCCCCTGGCGAGCGACCTGTGCGGCCGGCAGGCACCGGTGCTGCTCCCCGTCGCCGGTGAGCCGACCCACCGCGCCTCCTGCCACCACAGCGACCGGACGGCCGAGGTGTTCGCCGATGCATAG
- a CDS encoding ABC transporter ATP-binding protein codes for MKKTVLEAVGLRRAYASVQAVDNVSFRLAEGGSLGIVGESGSGKTTTARIVVGLERADSGRVFVHRRDRTDRGRGRAQRLARAREVQMVFQDPYLSLDPRTTVEAVLRETLALHFPKADHAGRITELLDRVGLGRREAGALPGQLSGGQRQRVAIARALAVEPAVLVLDEAVAALDVSVQAQILNLLSEIRERTGIAYLFITHDLGVVRCVTDDVIVMRHGKVVESGPTGRVLETPEHPYTRLLLESVPRPGWDPKRIAAARREL; via the coding sequence TTGAAGAAGACCGTGCTGGAGGCCGTCGGCCTGCGGCGGGCGTACGCGAGCGTGCAGGCCGTCGACAACGTGTCGTTCAGGCTCGCGGAGGGCGGCTCCCTGGGCATCGTCGGCGAGTCCGGATCGGGCAAGACGACCACCGCCCGCATCGTCGTCGGCCTGGAACGGGCCGACTCGGGGCGGGTGTTCGTCCACCGCCGGGACCGGACCGACCGCGGGCGCGGACGGGCCCAGCGCCTGGCACGGGCCCGCGAGGTGCAGATGGTCTTCCAGGACCCGTACCTGTCCCTCGATCCCCGCACGACGGTGGAGGCCGTCCTGCGCGAGACCCTCGCGCTGCACTTCCCGAAGGCCGACCACGCCGGGCGGATCACCGAACTGCTCGACCGGGTCGGCCTCGGCAGGCGCGAGGCGGGCGCGCTGCCCGGGCAGCTCTCCGGCGGCCAGCGCCAGCGCGTCGCGATCGCCCGCGCGCTGGCGGTCGAGCCCGCCGTCCTCGTGCTGGACGAGGCGGTGGCCGCGCTCGACGTCTCGGTGCAGGCCCAGATCCTCAACCTGCTCTCGGAGATCCGCGAACGGACCGGCATCGCCTACCTGTTCATCACCCACGACCTCGGTGTGGTGCGGTGCGTCACCGACGACGTGATCGTCATGCGACACGGCAAGGTCGTCGAGTCCGGGCCGACCGGCCGCGTCCTGGAGACCCCGGAGCACCCGTACACCAGGCTGCTGCTGGAGTCCGTCCCCCGACCGGGCTGGGACCCGAAGCGGATCGCGGCGGCACGCCGCGAGCTGTGA
- a CDS encoding TetR/AcrR family transcriptional regulator yields the protein MHCRRGRSEGRDQPWPSILAARHWRRGGRTGSLEWRHGDACEGTSQPRSPDGDGAGADADGPVACVGEGEQTRARLIAAARTLLAGDTVERFTTRNVAALCGISHGMCHYHFKDRTDLVVAVVEDIRPEWITPLEEAVDAPGTFAERSARVIGFLTQPEGADLAHLHSALHWHALNDERVRVSLEAEYRRWRACFVRLFQVLADERGGGLDPRPLGEAVAAAVDGLAAVQSLDAEVDAETVLRTLVRALAAGA from the coding sequence ATCCACTGTCGTAGGGGCCGGTCGGAGGGTAGAGATCAACCATGGCCGTCGATCCTAGCGGCGCGGCACTGGCGCAGGGGCGGCCGAACGGGGTCGTTAGAGTGGCGCCATGGCGACGCGTGCGAAGGAACCTCACAGCCCCGCTCACCCGACGGTGACGGCGCCGGCGCCGACGCCGACGGGCCGGTCGCGTGCGTCGGCGAAGGGGAGCAGACGCGGGCCCGGCTGATCGCCGCCGCTCGGACGCTGCTGGCCGGGGACACCGTCGAGCGCTTCACCACGCGCAATGTCGCCGCGCTCTGTGGCATCTCGCACGGGATGTGCCACTACCACTTCAAGGACCGGACCGATCTCGTCGTGGCGGTGGTCGAGGACATCCGGCCGGAGTGGATCACCCCTCTGGAGGAGGCGGTCGACGCCCCCGGCACGTTCGCGGAGCGTTCCGCGCGGGTGATCGGGTTCCTGACCCAGCCCGAGGGCGCGGACCTCGCGCACCTGCACTCGGCCCTGCACTGGCACGCGCTCAACGACGAGCGCGTCCGGGTGAGCCTGGAGGCGGAGTACCGCCGCTGGCGTGCCTGTTTCGTCCGGCTGTTCCAGGTGCTGGCCGACGAGCGCGGCGGCGGCCTCGACCCGCGGCCGCTCGGGGAGGCGGTGGCGGCGGCGGTCGACGGACTGGCCGCCGTCCAGTCCCTCGACGCCGAGGTCGATGCGGAGACCGTCCTGCGGACGCTCGTCCGCGCGCTGGCCGCCGGCGCCTGA
- a CDS encoding SulP family inorganic anion transporter has protein sequence MTKLVPVPLRGYRRAWLSRDVLAGVALSAVAIPEVMGYTSIAGMPIVTGLYTLILPAVAFALLGSSRLLVVGADSATAAILSAGLLGLGVAGVVPGSPHWVALAGLIALLSGVLLAAARLLRLGFLADFLSATVLVGFLTGVGVQVATAQIPHLLGLHSGRGNWFQQQWSWLTHLDEVAWRTVAYGAATIVIIVLFKRFLPRFPGSIVAVVVLIAVSAATDAAGHGVAVVGPVEGGLPPLGLPSGLTPGDISQVFAVAASCFVLILAQSAATAHSFATRHGDRVDINRDLVGLSVANIAAGFGGTFVVNGSPTKTEILDQQRGRTQVANLTMAFLSLLVVLVFTSALADMPLAVLAGIVFLVGLDLIDVRGLRRIRARRRNEFVVAVVTAFAVFGLGVEQGVLLAVALSLFEVIRREYRPKDFVVGVTEEGAPTYTVAAPGIESAPGLIVFRFNAELFYANASRFADEVKALVDRAPDPVRWLVLDAAGIADVDYTAGIRLHSLLDFLAARRVTFVLARPDASLVDTLKLYELWQRIPPELVFGNLIDAIRAFPAGGPPGAPDFGPGAPPTGPPGPP, from the coding sequence ATGACGAAGCTGGTACCGGTGCCGCTGCGCGGGTACCGGCGGGCGTGGCTGAGCCGGGACGTGCTCGCCGGGGTGGCGCTGTCCGCGGTCGCCATCCCCGAGGTCATGGGCTATACGTCGATCGCCGGGATGCCGATCGTCACCGGCCTGTACACGCTGATCCTCCCCGCCGTCGCCTTCGCCCTGCTGGGTTCGTCGAGACTGCTGGTCGTCGGCGCGGACTCCGCCACGGCGGCGATCCTCTCCGCCGGACTGCTCGGGCTGGGTGTCGCCGGAGTCGTGCCGGGCTCACCGCACTGGGTCGCACTGGCGGGTCTGATCGCCCTGCTGTCCGGTGTCCTGCTGGCCGCGGCGCGCCTGCTCCGGCTCGGCTTCCTCGCCGACTTCCTGTCGGCCACTGTCCTCGTCGGGTTCCTGACGGGCGTCGGCGTCCAGGTGGCGACGGCTCAGATCCCCCACCTGCTCGGCCTCCACAGCGGCCGCGGCAACTGGTTCCAGCAGCAGTGGTCCTGGCTGACCCACCTCGACGAGGTCGCCTGGCGCACGGTCGCGTACGGCGCCGCCACGATCGTGATCATCGTGCTCTTCAAGCGGTTCCTGCCGAGGTTCCCCGGTTCCATCGTGGCGGTGGTCGTGCTGATCGCCGTCTCCGCGGCGACCGACGCCGCCGGCCACGGGGTCGCCGTCGTCGGCCCCGTCGAGGGCGGCCTCCCGCCGCTCGGCCTGCCGTCCGGGCTGACCCCCGGCGACATCTCCCAGGTCTTCGCCGTGGCGGCCTCCTGCTTCGTCCTGATCCTGGCGCAGAGCGCGGCGACGGCGCACAGCTTCGCGACCAGGCACGGCGACCGCGTCGACATCAACCGCGACCTGGTCGGCCTCTCGGTCGCCAACATCGCCGCCGGGTTCGGCGGGACGTTCGTCGTCAACGGTTCTCCGACCAAGACGGAGATCCTCGACCAGCAGCGCGGCCGGACCCAGGTCGCCAACCTGACCATGGCGTTCCTCTCGCTCCTGGTCGTGCTGGTCTTCACCTCGGCCCTGGCCGACATGCCGCTCGCGGTGCTGGCCGGAATCGTGTTCCTGGTCGGCCTCGACCTCATCGACGTGCGCGGCCTGCGACGGATCCGCGCCCGGCGCCGCAACGAGTTCGTCGTCGCCGTCGTCACCGCCTTCGCGGTGTTCGGCCTCGGCGTCGAACAGGGCGTCCTGCTGGCCGTCGCGCTGTCGCTGTTCGAGGTCATCCGACGGGAGTACCGCCCCAAGGACTTCGTGGTCGGGGTCACCGAGGAGGGCGCCCCCACCTACACGGTCGCCGCGCCGGGGATCGAGAGCGCGCCCGGCCTGATCGTCTTCCGCTTCAACGCGGAGCTGTTCTACGCGAACGCGAGCCGCTTCGCCGACGAGGTCAAGGCGCTCGTCGACCGGGCACCCGATCCGGTGCGCTGGCTGGTGCTCGACGCCGCGGGGATCGCCGATGTCGACTACACCGCCGGAATCCGCCTGCACAGCCTCCTCGACTTCCTCGCCGCACGCCGTGTCACCTTCGTGCTCGCCCGCCCCGACGCGTCCCTGGTGGACACCCTGAAGCTGTACGAGCTGTGGCAGCGGATCCCGCCCGAGCTCGTCTTCGGCAATCTGATCGACGCCATCAGGGCGTTCCCGGCCGGCGGACCGCCCGGCGCGCCGGACTTCGGGCCCGGTGCACCGCCGACCGGTCCGCCGGGACCGCCGTGA